Proteins from a genomic interval of Tenacibaculum sp. SZ-18:
- a CDS encoding M20/M25/M40 family metallo-hydrolase, with amino-acid sequence MKKTILLLSLSAIVNFSCSNTKESKNSSDNVNSTVLSTDEKKDSTNIKHFFNSALTEGKSYEWLRDLTQNIGGRLSGSPEAAKAVLWGEKLMKNIGLDSVWLQPVMVPHWVRGEKEEANYIVNGKQKNVPICALGFSIATPSNGLTAEVIEVKSLDEAKEMGNKLKDKIVFFNGAFDNTLINTFHAYGGCVGQRFSGARVCSEFGAKGVIVRSMTNGIDDYPHTGSMGYGDIPQDQYIPAAAISSRAAEILSKDLKDNPNLKFYFKQSCKTLPDAPSHNVIGEIKGTEEPEKIIVVGGHLDSWDLGEGAHDDGTGVVQSLEVAYLFKKNNIKPKNTIRIVFFMNEENGTRGAKEYAKQAKQNNEIHVAGLESDAGGHTPRGFSIDANENNTQLLKSWKKLLAPYGLHDLLKGGSGADISPLKNDEITLVGYRPDSQRYFDYHHTSIDTFDKVNKRELELGSASMASLVYLMDKYLYTEDKVKP; translated from the coding sequence ATGAAAAAAACCATACTTCTTTTATCATTGTCTGCAATAGTAAACTTTAGTTGTTCTAATACTAAAGAATCTAAAAACAGTAGTGATAATGTAAATTCAACTGTATTGAGTACTGATGAAAAAAAAGACAGTACCAACATTAAACACTTTTTTAATTCAGCGTTAACCGAAGGAAAATCATACGAATGGTTACGCGATTTAACTCAGAATATTGGAGGCCGTTTATCTGGTTCTCCAGAAGCCGCAAAAGCTGTTCTTTGGGGAGAAAAGCTTATGAAAAATATCGGATTAGATTCTGTTTGGCTACAACCTGTGATGGTTCCTCACTGGGTTCGTGGAGAAAAAGAAGAAGCTAATTACATCGTAAATGGAAAACAAAAAAATGTTCCAATCTGTGCTTTAGGATTTTCAATTGCAACACCTTCAAATGGTTTAACTGCCGAGGTTATCGAAGTAAAAAGCTTGGATGAGGCAAAAGAAATGGGAAATAAATTAAAAGATAAAATTGTGTTCTTCAATGGAGCTTTCGATAACACTTTAATTAATACTTTTCATGCTTATGGAGGATGTGTTGGACAACGTTTTTCTGGAGCAAGAGTTTGTAGTGAATTTGGAGCAAAAGGTGTCATTGTTAGATCTATGACAAACGGAATAGATGATTATCCGCACACTGGATCAATGGGATATGGAGATATTCCTCAAGACCAATACATTCCTGCAGCTGCAATTAGTTCAAGAGCTGCCGAAATTTTAAGTAAGGATTTAAAAGACAACCCTAATTTAAAATTCTATTTCAAGCAGAGTTGTAAAACGTTACCAGATGCTCCATCTCATAATGTAATTGGAGAAATTAAGGGAACTGAAGAGCCTGAAAAAATTATTGTTGTTGGTGGTCATTTAGATTCTTGGGATTTAGGTGAAGGTGCTCATGATGATGGAACAGGTGTCGTTCAATCTTTAGAAGTAGCATACTTATTCAAAAAGAATAATATAAAACCTAAAAACACGATTCGAATTGTATTCTTTATGAACGAGGAAAACGGAACTCGTGGAGCTAAAGAATATGCTAAACAAGCGAAACAAAACAATGAAATTCATGTCGCTGGATTGGAAAGTGATGCTGGTGGACATACACCTAGAGGTTTTTCTATAGACGCGAATGAAAACAACACACAACTTTTAAAGAGTTGGAAAAAATTATTAGCTCCTTACGGATTACATGATTTATTAAAAGGTGGAAGCGGTGCTGACATTAGTCCTTTAAAAAATGATGAAATTACTTTAGTTGGATACAGACCAGATAGTCAGCGTTATTTTGATTATCATCATACGAGTATTGATACTTTTGATAAAGTGAATAAACGTGAGCTAGAATTAGGTAGTGCTTCTATGGCAAGCTTAGTCTATTTGATGGATAAATATTTGTATACAGAAGACAAAGTAAAACCTTAA
- a CDS encoding glycosyltransferase family 2 protein encodes MKNCIQSILLQSYQSYEVVIIDGDSTDGTKEFLQSLKRPFNYISEKDSGIYDAMNKGIRKARGEWLYFLGTDDVFSNEYVLEKVFQKSIQDEQLLFGEIQYQNGLKFKSSFSRKLWYKNTLHHQSAFYRRSLFSKTRFDTNLKILGDYQLNLKLFKSKVSFEQLCVVVAICGEEGVSKNYNWNLYKEEIQLKVGLAPILTKPFFCVLGIFKFVFRKLYNNKPASS; translated from the coding sequence TTGAAAAATTGTATTCAAAGTATACTATTACAAAGTTATCAGAGTTATGAGGTTGTGATTATAGATGGTGATTCCACTGATGGAACCAAAGAATTTCTTCAAAGCTTAAAACGACCATTTAATTACATCTCAGAAAAAGATTCTGGAATTTATGATGCAATGAATAAAGGGATTAGAAAAGCTAGAGGAGAATGGTTATATTTTTTGGGAACTGATGATGTATTTAGTAATGAATATGTTTTAGAGAAAGTTTTTCAAAAAAGTATTCAGGATGAGCAATTACTTTTCGGAGAGATACAATACCAAAACGGGTTGAAATTTAAATCTAGTTTCTCAAGAAAGTTGTGGTACAAAAACACATTACATCATCAATCAGCTTTTTATAGAAGAAGTTTATTTTCGAAAACTAGATTCGATACTAATTTGAAAATATTAGGAGATTACCAGTTAAATTTAAAGTTATTTAAATCAAAGGTTTCTTTTGAACAACTTTGTGTGGTTGTAGCAATCTGTGGAGAAGAGGGAGTTTCAAAGAATTATAATTGGAATTTATATAAAGAGGAAATTCAATTAAAAGTTGGGTTAGCTCCAATATTAACAAAGCCTTTTTTTTGTGTTTTAGGAATCTTCAAGTTTGTTTTTAGAAAACTTTATAACAATAAACCCGCTTCAAGTTGA
- a CDS encoding helix-turn-helix transcriptional regulator produces MLSNISNFITAIVCLIAFFVIQRIYHKEKLKSIYASNSVEGIMWFALAILSWGIGATLNILLTQVFNFPQTSSTVISIGVFFSLANSLFILLSIPSIQHKEERNIVIRIIERFSNKEVFIIFGGILVMIASVFLISFFTRTNGNASNNVIWLIDIPISLVVAFALLQELNKAFNNREMRFMYLPTFALFLLIVVAVTHRIFPIEITSKWINIEIWNAIGITTSISFKFLFVLLFIILLYSWKLLAEKEEKQSELQESIFAHHKLESENETLIVANESHLNTIKLLKKEITSLKKKHDELKSSSKIELSDRQKEVLANLGICGKQKSYTEIAEAMNISVDGFQTHIYQIKKVLNISGSDGKGQLITYAKNNQLLEFATIQHD; encoded by the coding sequence ATGCTAAGTAATATTTCCAATTTCATAACCGCTATTGTCTGTTTGATTGCATTTTTCGTAATCCAACGTATTTATCATAAAGAAAAATTAAAAAGTATTTATGCATCTAATTCTGTTGAAGGAATTATGTGGTTTGCTTTGGCTATTTTATCATGGGGCATTGGAGCTACTTTGAACATTTTATTAACTCAGGTTTTTAATTTCCCTCAAACATCAAGTACAGTTATCAGTATTGGAGTTTTCTTTTCTCTAGCGAATTCTTTATTCATACTCTTATCTATTCCTTCAATTCAACACAAGGAAGAAAGAAACATCGTAATTAGAATCATAGAACGCTTTTCGAATAAAGAGGTATTTATAATTTTCGGTGGAATTTTAGTTATGATTGCCTCTGTATTCTTAATTTCCTTTTTCACAAGAACAAATGGCAATGCAAGCAACAATGTTATTTGGTTGATTGATATTCCTATTTCATTAGTGGTTGCCTTTGCTTTATTACAAGAATTAAACAAAGCTTTTAACAATCGTGAAATGCGATTTATGTATTTACCGACATTTGCCTTATTCCTGTTAATTGTGGTTGCGGTAACACATCGTATTTTTCCTATTGAAATTACTTCTAAATGGATAAACATTGAAATATGGAATGCAATAGGCATCACTACCAGTATTTCATTCAAATTCCTTTTCGTTCTGTTGTTTATAATTCTACTATACAGCTGGAAATTATTAGCAGAAAAAGAAGAAAAACAATCAGAACTCCAAGAAAGTATTTTTGCACATCATAAATTAGAATCAGAAAACGAAACCTTAATCGTGGCAAATGAAAGTCATCTGAATACTATAAAGCTCTTAAAAAAGGAAATCACCTCACTTAAAAAGAAACATGACGAACTTAAATCTTCTTCCAAAATAGAATTATCCGATCGTCAAAAAGAAGTACTGGCTAACCTAGGAATTTGTGGAAAGCAAAAGTCCTATACAGAAATTGCAGAAGCTATGAATATAAGTGTAGACGGATTTCAAACTCATATTTATCAAATAAAAAAAGTGCTCAATATATCAGGTTCAGATGGTAAAGGGCAATTAATTACCTACGCAAAAAATAATCAACTCCTTGAATTTGCTACGATTCAGCATGATTAA
- a CDS encoding glycosyltransferase, with protein sequence MPKKKRVFVAVTNDISTDQRVHKVCVYLVNKGFEVFVYGRVLPNTIQVSRTYTIYRKKHWFNHNFIFYAEYNIRLFFRLLFYKTDYILSNDLDTLPACFFANRLKRKSELIYDSHELFSEGPELQGRKFVKTFWRKLEDYFLPRIKKSYTVSQSIVDYYNKRYNNNMGLIRNIPLLYRTVKKEKVCFPTKNKVVLYQGVLNPGRGIKLMIQALHFLKDVDLVIIGYGKVEEELSKFVSEECMEKRVHFLGRVAHDILPNYTQIADIGMVLEEPLGKSFEFSLPNKLFDYIHAELPIISGNLIEINRIVNTYKVGVAVNNYSPKEIAKTIESILSDKELYRKIKENQRNTKTELCWENEEKKLDDYFIK encoded by the coding sequence TTGCCAAAAAAGAAACGAGTTTTTGTTGCAGTAACTAATGATATTTCTACTGATCAAAGAGTACATAAAGTTTGTGTCTATTTGGTAAATAAAGGTTTCGAAGTTTTTGTTTACGGTCGAGTTTTGCCGAATACAATTCAAGTAAGTAGAACATATACAATCTACAGAAAAAAGCATTGGTTTAACCATAATTTTATTTTTTATGCTGAGTATAATATTAGGTTATTCTTTCGATTGCTTTTTTATAAAACGGATTATATTTTATCAAACGATTTGGATACGTTGCCAGCTTGTTTTTTTGCTAATAGATTAAAACGAAAATCTGAATTAATTTATGATAGCCATGAATTATTTTCAGAAGGTCCAGAGTTACAAGGTAGAAAATTCGTTAAGACATTTTGGAGGAAATTAGAAGATTATTTTCTTCCAAGAATTAAGAAATCATACACAGTGAGCCAATCTATTGTTGATTATTATAATAAACGGTACAACAATAATATGGGGCTTATAAGAAATATTCCTTTGTTATATAGAACTGTTAAAAAAGAGAAAGTATGTTTTCCAACTAAAAATAAAGTTGTTTTATATCAGGGAGTTTTAAACCCTGGAAGAGGAATAAAGCTGATGATACAAGCCCTACATTTTTTAAAAGATGTTGACTTGGTAATTATAGGTTACGGTAAAGTAGAAGAGGAGTTAAGTAAATTTGTTTCAGAAGAATGTATGGAAAAAAGAGTTCATTTTTTAGGAAGAGTGGCTCATGATATTTTACCAAATTATACTCAAATTGCGGATATTGGAATGGTTTTAGAAGAACCGTTAGGTAAGAGTTTTGAGTTTTCTTTACCGAATAAATTATTCGATTATATACATGCTGAATTACCAATAATTTCTGGTAATTTGATTGAAATTAACAGGATTGTTAATACTTATAAAGTTGGTGTTGCTGTTAACAATTATAGTCCAAAAGAAATAGCAAAAACAATTGAATCTATTCTTTCCGATAAAGAATTGTACAGAAAGATTAAAGAAAATCAACGAAATACTAAGACTGAATTATGTTGGGAGAATGAAGAGAAAAAATTAGACGATTATTTCATAAAATAA
- a CDS encoding tetratricopeptide repeat protein, producing MRYIFIIFFSFISISNTWAQKTEFQTNIDAQYHRAVTLYNNKAYSGAQRIFREVSKNTTKVNVKTDSDFYDAMCAIKLNQTDADEQVLNFVRKHPYSSKKEKAFLNVGNYYFANRKASHSLKWYQRVDEKLLNKEEQKELNYKMGYALLVSNYLKDAKARFAPLLGDPRYGTDARYFYGFISYKQQNFGEAEDNLAQLADNETYKSKANYYLLDMAFKGGKFEKAVQIGEKILPKAEEKQKSDICKIIGESYFNLEKYEQAVPYLNQYEGKNGKWTNTDYYYLGFSYYKLEDYESAIGQFNKIINGKNTVAQNAYYHLGVCYLKVDKKNEALNAFKNASEMDFDPIISSDADLNYAKLSYEEGNPYQSVPEVLKAFILKYPDSEYRQEIESLLVTSYLHQQDYQGALDYLNNNKNAKNSDIANEVSLYRGIQLFNEQKLSQALPRFEIATDAKNDTISNKAKYWLGETNYQLGNYKNAVSAFTAIDNLEFKDAKTLNYNLGYTYFKMKDYDNSSKYFQDFLNQRIDDNDLNDDASNRLGDSYYASKRYSEAINAYEKVINEGGVGSDYAQYQRAMSTGLAGDSNGKITALNELIGNFSDSNLKDDALFELASIYASKGESNQAQKTYDKILKEHPNSSYTPNVLLRQGLLFYNEGSNKNALQRFKEVVSKYPNSGEARQAVSSARNVYIDQGNVNEYAKWVKNIDFVNVSNSDIDNTSYEAAENKYLENDTSRAISGFQSYLRDFPKGIHALKAHFYLGQLLFNDSKKDEAIVNYQFVTNQEKNEFSEEALAKLSLIYLAKERWNDAIPLLERLEKEANVSQNVIFAQSNLMKGYYNKNEYEKTVQYAEKVLTNGKIDQIVAEDARIYIARSAIKTGDFVTAEEYYSVLDDTATGELKAETLYYKAFFLNEADAFEDSNKEVQNLIANYSTYKYWGVKSYIVMAKNYYELKDAYQATYILDNIVKNFSQFKDLVEEAKNELSKIKSKEAKTNESINSQN from the coding sequence ATGAGATATATATTCATCATATTTTTTTCCTTTATAAGTATTTCAAATACTTGGGCTCAAAAAACTGAATTTCAAACTAATATTGATGCGCAATACCACAGAGCCGTTACTTTATATAATAATAAAGCATACTCTGGTGCTCAGCGAATTTTCAGGGAAGTTTCTAAAAATACAACTAAAGTAAATGTTAAAACAGATTCTGATTTTTACGATGCAATGTGTGCAATTAAGTTAAATCAGACAGATGCAGACGAACAAGTTTTAAATTTTGTTCGGAAACACCCTTACAGTAGTAAAAAAGAAAAAGCTTTTTTAAACGTTGGAAACTATTATTTTGCCAATAGAAAAGCTTCTCATTCTTTAAAATGGTATCAGCGAGTTGATGAAAAACTACTCAACAAAGAAGAGCAAAAAGAACTGAACTATAAAATGGGATATGCACTTTTAGTTTCAAATTATCTGAAAGATGCAAAAGCTCGTTTTGCACCACTATTAGGTGATCCACGATATGGTACAGATGCTCGTTATTTCTATGGATTTATTTCTTACAAACAACAAAACTTTGGTGAAGCCGAAGACAACTTAGCACAACTAGCTGATAACGAAACTTATAAATCAAAAGCCAATTATTATCTATTGGATATGGCTTTTAAAGGAGGAAAATTTGAAAAAGCAGTTCAAATCGGTGAGAAGATTTTACCTAAAGCTGAGGAAAAACAAAAATCTGACATTTGTAAAATTATAGGCGAAAGTTATTTCAACCTTGAGAAATATGAACAAGCAGTTCCTTATTTAAATCAATACGAGGGTAAAAACGGAAAATGGACTAATACTGATTACTATTATTTAGGATTTTCTTACTACAAATTGGAAGATTATGAAAGTGCAATTGGTCAATTCAATAAAATCATTAACGGGAAAAATACCGTTGCCCAAAATGCTTATTATCACTTAGGTGTGTGCTATTTAAAAGTTGACAAAAAAAATGAAGCTTTAAATGCTTTTAAGAATGCTAGTGAAATGGATTTTGATCCGATAATTTCTTCTGACGCTGATTTAAACTATGCCAAATTGAGTTATGAAGAAGGAAATCCATACCAAAGTGTTCCTGAGGTTTTAAAAGCTTTTATTTTAAAATATCCTGATTCAGAATATCGACAAGAAATTGAAAGCTTATTGGTTACTTCTTACTTACATCAGCAAGATTACCAAGGTGCACTCGATTATTTGAATAATAACAAAAACGCAAAAAATAGTGATATTGCTAACGAAGTTTCTCTTTATAGAGGTATTCAATTATTTAATGAACAAAAATTAAGTCAAGCTTTACCTCGTTTTGAAATTGCAACAGATGCAAAAAACGACACGATTAGTAACAAAGCCAAATATTGGTTAGGTGAAACTAATTACCAGTTAGGAAACTACAAAAATGCAGTATCAGCATTCACCGCAATCGATAATTTAGAATTCAAAGATGCGAAGACTTTAAACTATAATCTTGGTTACACTTACTTTAAAATGAAAGATTACGATAATTCTTCAAAGTATTTTCAAGATTTTTTAAATCAACGTATAGATGATAACGACTTGAATGATGATGCTTCTAATCGTTTAGGAGATTCATATTATGCTTCTAAAAGATATTCTGAAGCCATCAATGCTTATGAAAAAGTAATTAACGAAGGTGGAGTTGGTTCAGATTATGCTCAATATCAAAGAGCAATGAGTACTGGTTTAGCCGGAGATTCTAATGGAAAAATAACAGCGCTTAATGAGTTAATTGGAAACTTTTCTGATTCTAATTTAAAAGATGACGCCTTATTTGAATTGGCTAGTATTTACGCATCAAAAGGAGAATCGAATCAAGCGCAAAAAACATATGATAAGATTCTGAAAGAACATCCAAATAGTAGTTATACTCCAAATGTTTTATTACGTCAAGGATTATTATTCTACAATGAAGGCAGCAATAAAAATGCTCTCCAAAGGTTCAAGGAAGTTGTTTCAAAATACCCAAACTCAGGAGAAGCACGACAAGCAGTTTCCAGTGCGAGAAATGTATATATTGATCAAGGTAATGTAAATGAATATGCGAAATGGGTTAAAAATATTGACTTTGTAAACGTTAGTAATAGTGATATTGACAACACTAGTTATGAAGCCGCGGAGAATAAATATTTAGAAAACGATACTAGTAGAGCTATTTCTGGATTTCAATCTTATTTAAGAGATTTCCCAAAAGGAATTCATGCTTTGAAGGCTCATTTTTACTTAGGTCAATTGCTATTCAATGATAGTAAAAAGGATGAAGCGATTGTAAACTATCAATTCGTCACCAACCAAGAAAAAAACGAATTTTCAGAAGAAGCTTTAGCGAAATTAAGTTTAATTTATCTAGCAAAAGAAAGATGGAACGATGCCATTCCTCTGTTAGAAAGACTAGAAAAGGAAGCAAACGTTAGTCAAAATGTCATTTTTGCTCAAAGTAACTTAATGAAAGGTTACTACAACAAAAATGAATATGAAAAAACTGTTCAATACGCAGAAAAAGTTTTAACGAACGGGAAAATTGACCAAATTGTAGCTGAGGACGCTAGAATTTATATTGCTAGATCGGCTATAAAAACAGGAGACTTTGTTACCGCAGAAGAATATTATTCCGTGTTAGATGATACTGCAACTGGTGAATTGAAAGCAGAAACTTTATACTATAAAGCTTTCTTCTTAAATGAAGCAGATGCTTTTGAAGATTCGAATAAGGAAGTTCAAAACTTAATTGCTAATTATTCTACTTACAAATACTGGGGAGTAAAAAGCTACATTGTAATGGCTAAAAATTATTACGAATTGAAAGATGCTTATCAAGCTACATATATCTTAGATAATATTGTAAAAAACTTCTCTCAGTTTAAAGATTTAGTTGAAGAAGCTAAAAACGAATTAAGTAAAATAAAAAGTAAAGAAGCAAAAACAAACGAATCTATCAATTCTCAAAATTAA
- a CDS encoding alanine/glycine:cation symporter family protein: protein MKLLILQNHSLDERINQSFHNATSWFTDAILYQIPITDSIQIPWVLIILTFGALYFTIYFNGINIRSFMTSINIIRGKYDALEANQNEEDIKEKIKVEGNGEVSHFQALTAALSATVGLGNIAGVAIALSIGGPGATFWMIIIGLLGMASKFVECTLGVKYREIDNNGTVYGGPMYYLTKGFAEIGFGKIGKIMAVLFAIMCVGGSFGGGNMFQVNQAFKLFEYVTGGAQSFIYGKGWLFGLIMTLFAGIVIIGGIKKIANVTDKIVPIMVVVYVLAVITVLISNLNLLPNAFSQIIEGAFNQTGIAGGFIGVMIQGFRRGAFSNEAGIGSSSIAHSAVKTNYPASEGLVALLEPFIDTVIVCTMTALALIITGQITPGNAVSFEQGAILTSKALESSISWFPYLLTIAVILFAFSSMISWSYYGYQAWTFLFGRDKATGNIYKIIFCLFTVVGAAATLNAVTDFSDAMVFSMMVPNMIGLVVLAPKVIVELKKYKSKIIQNQQ, encoded by the coding sequence ATGAAACTACTTATACTTCAAAATCATTCTTTAGATGAACGAATTAATCAATCTTTTCATAATGCTACTTCATGGTTTACAGATGCAATTCTTTATCAAATACCAATAACAGATTCGATTCAAATTCCTTGGGTATTAATCATTCTAACTTTTGGAGCTTTATATTTTACTATTTATTTCAACGGAATTAATATTCGCAGTTTTATGACCTCCATAAATATTATCAGAGGTAAATATGACGCTTTAGAAGCAAATCAGAATGAAGAAGACATTAAAGAAAAAATTAAAGTTGAAGGTAATGGTGAAGTTTCTCATTTCCAAGCTTTAACTGCGGCATTATCTGCGACTGTTGGTTTAGGAAATATCGCGGGAGTTGCTATTGCGCTTTCTATTGGTGGACCTGGAGCCACTTTTTGGATGATTATAATCGGGTTGCTCGGAATGGCTTCAAAATTTGTCGAGTGTACATTAGGTGTTAAGTATCGCGAAATAGACAATAACGGAACTGTTTATGGTGGACCAATGTATTACTTGACAAAAGGCTTCGCAGAAATTGGTTTTGGAAAAATAGGAAAAATAATGGCTGTACTTTTTGCGATTATGTGTGTTGGAGGATCTTTTGGAGGTGGAAACATGTTTCAAGTAAATCAAGCTTTTAAACTGTTTGAATACGTTACTGGAGGAGCGCAAAGTTTTATTTACGGAAAAGGATGGCTTTTCGGATTAATCATGACCCTTTTTGCTGGAATTGTAATCATTGGTGGAATCAAAAAAATTGCAAACGTTACAGATAAAATTGTTCCCATTATGGTAGTAGTTTATGTCCTTGCCGTTATTACAGTTTTAATAAGTAACCTTAATTTACTTCCGAATGCATTCTCTCAAATTATTGAAGGAGCATTCAACCAAACTGGAATTGCTGGCGGATTTATCGGAGTTATGATTCAAGGGTTTAGAAGAGGAGCTTTCTCAAATGAAGCTGGAATTGGTTCATCATCAATTGCCCACTCAGCTGTAAAGACAAATTACCCCGCTAGCGAAGGACTTGTTGCTTTGCTAGAACCTTTTATTGATACTGTAATTGTTTGTACTATGACAGCTCTAGCTTTGATAATAACAGGACAAATTACTCCTGGTAATGCTGTTTCATTTGAGCAAGGCGCAATATTAACTTCCAAAGCTCTAGAAAGCAGTATTTCCTGGTTTCCATATCTTTTAACCATCGCTGTTATTCTGTTTGCATTTTCATCCATGATTTCTTGGTCGTACTACGGATATCAGGCTTGGACATTTTTATTTGGTCGAGATAAAGCAACTGGTAATATTTACAAAATAATATTTTGTTTGTTTACTGTAGTTGGAGCTGCTGCAACACTAAATGCAGTAACCGATTTTTCAGATGCTATGGTATTTTCAATGATGGTTCCAAATATGATTGGATTAGTAGTGTTGGCTCCAAAAGTTATTGTAGAACTGAAGAAATATAAAAGTAAGATTATTCAAAATCAACAATAG
- a CDS encoding DoxX family protein: MEYIFLGLKILMAIMMIFAGFYHFYKPNFYNPIIPDFLPKKLVTYISGFVELVLGIGLFTKGYESISAWGIFILMLVFLPIHIWDATREKPAMKTKKIAYIRILIQFLLIAWAWYLYQNELT; the protein is encoded by the coding sequence ATGGAATACATATTCTTAGGACTGAAAATTTTAATGGCTATAATGATGATTTTCGCTGGATTTTATCACTTTTATAAACCGAATTTTTACAATCCAATAATCCCCGATTTCTTACCTAAAAAACTAGTGACGTATATTTCTGGTTTTGTAGAACTTGTGTTAGGAATTGGGCTTTTTACAAAAGGTTATGAAAGCATTTCAGCCTGGGGAATATTTATTCTTATGCTCGTTTTTCTACCCATTCATATTTGGGATGCAACTAGAGAAAAACCCGCGATGAAAACTAAAAAAATCGCATACATCAGAATTTTAATCCAATTCCTTCTTATTGCTTGGGCTTGGTATTTATATCAAAACGAATTAACCTAA
- a CDS encoding cell division ATP-binding protein FtsE, which produces MKQPILHLENADIYQRDMLVLSKINFTLRKGEFYYLIGKTGSGKSSLLKTLYGDLRLQRGLGSIVGFDLKKMKEKDIPFLRRKIGIVFQDFKLLNDRNVFDNLDFVLKATGWKDKDERKDKIYEVLNKVGMKEKYYKKTFELSGGEQQRVAIARALLNDPELILADEPTGNLDPRTSLEVMELLNEIHKSGKTIFMATHDYQLIVKFRQKTVKCEGGKLFEVVQQQPKSKVVEKKVEPEKQEETTKPNEPSSSAESN; this is translated from the coding sequence ATGAAGCAACCTATACTGCACCTAGAAAATGCAGATATTTATCAGAGAGACATGTTAGTACTATCGAAAATTAACTTCACTTTACGTAAAGGAGAGTTTTATTATTTGATAGGAAAAACAGGTAGTGGTAAAAGTAGTTTGCTAAAAACCTTATACGGAGATTTAAGATTACAACGAGGTTTAGGAAGTATTGTTGGTTTTGATTTAAAGAAAATGAAAGAGAAGGATATTCCTTTTCTTAGAAGAAAAATTGGAATCGTTTTTCAGGATTTTAAATTACTAAATGATAGAAATGTTTTTGACAATTTAGACTTTGTATTAAAGGCGACGGGTTGGAAAGATAAAGATGAGCGAAAGGATAAAATTTATGAAGTTCTAAATAAAGTAGGAATGAAAGAAAAGTACTACAAAAAGACTTTTGAACTTTCAGGAGGAGAGCAGCAGAGAGTTGCTATTGCTAGAGCTTTATTAAATGATCCAGAATTAATTCTAGCAGATGAGCCAACAGGGAATCTTGACCCAAGAACTTCACTTGAGGTTATGGAGTTGTTAAATGAGATTCATAAAAGTGGAAAAACTATTTTCATGGCGACTCACGATTATCAATTGATTGTTAAATTCAGACAGAAAACTGTAAAGTGTGAAGGAGGTAAATTGTTTGAAGTAGTTCAGCAGCAGCCTAAATCAAAAGTGGTTGAGAAAAAAGTTGAGCCCGAAAAACAAGAAGAAACAACGAAACCTAATGAACCTTCATCATCTGCGGAATCAAATTAA